In the genome of Brachypodium distachyon strain Bd21 chromosome 3, Brachypodium_distachyon_v3.0, whole genome shotgun sequence, the window GTGGCGCGCGCCCTGCACGACCCACGCCCTGAACGCTAGCTCGACGACGATGAAGACGAGGTTGAGCGTGAAGAAgatggcggaggcggtgcggaGCTTCCCTTTGATGAGGTCCTTGCTCTTGCGCATGGCGTGGAATCCCTTGTAGTCCTCGAGCACGGAGACGACGCTGGCGAGGTGCCAGATGACGCCGAGGTAGACGAGCCCGGCGACGTATGCGGCGaggatggggaagaagacgaccGCGGCGAGGCCGGAGCCGTTCTCGGTGGCGACGAGCAGCGcgaggaagacggcgacggcggcgaggttgTATACGGCGAGCAGCGcgaaggcggcgaggaaggTGGCCGCGAGCCGGCGCCAGACCCTGGGCACGACGGAGAGCACCCTGGGGAACGTGAGAGCGTCGTACTTCGCGGAGTAGACGGAGGCGacggagaagacggcggcggcggtggagaggagggagaggaggaggagagcgaggAGGTATGCGGACTTGAAGAGGACGAGCGCCGACcagtcggcggcgaggcggcggaggatcCGGTCCTGCGAGGCGGTCCCCGGGGAGGAGGAGTCGAGCGCCGTGTCGTCGGAGTCGATGGTGGTGAAGAGCGCGTGGGAGATGGCGATGTGGGCGAGGAAGAGGGCCGAGAGCGGGAGcacgaaggcggcggcgatgcggcCGTAGAGCGGGCGGTGCGCGCGCAGGATGGCCACGGACTCACGCGCGATCCCCACGGCGCCCAGGAACTGCAGCTCCTCCGGCTCGCACTCCATGGGttcccgcgccgccggtgagGTGCTGGAGATCTGGGGTTGAGCTAGGGATTTGGACGGAGGGTGGGGAGCTCGTgatttggggatttttttttggttcgggggattggggaagaaggaagaaagcTAAAGCTCAGCTAAGCTCGGGTTTGTTTGATCGGGTCAAAGTCCGACCGGTCGCTTCCAGAAGCCGACCGACGAACCCGATGACGCGTCTTCCTTTGCTTCCGCGAAATGGCCGGCGTTGACCGTGGGCCAGGTTTCTGTTACACGGGCCGTCTCAGGGCATGGATGGGGGTATTCCATGCTCAGTGAATGTCATTCGGCCCTTACTGTATCAGCTATAAGCTATATAGGCCACCTTGGGCTCTGGAAGTTACTTTCTGTGTTTATTGACTGGGGGCTATCAGCCCAAACCAGAATAAATCAAAgcctactactactactactactaggcAATTACATGGGCCAAACGGAACTACTTTCTATGCCAATGTAACAACCTTGTCGTGcttctaaaagaaaaacttctTGTACTACCTAAAACCGAAATGTAAGGTTAATGTTATACGAGTCATTTTATTGTCGGCTCAATGGTGAAGACTTGCTAAAGAGTCACagtgtcaaaaaaataaaatgacatATCAATTCGCTTGTGGATCGGAGTGGCATGTTTGTTT includes:
- the LOC100828305 gene encoding uncharacterized protein LOC100828305, coding for MECEPEELQFLGAVGIARESVAILRAHRPLYGRIAAAFVLPLSALFLAHIAISHALFTTIDSDDTALDSSSPGTASQDRILRRLAADWSALVLFKSAYLLALLLLSLLSTAAAVFSVASVYSAKYDALTFPRVLSVVPRVWRRLAATFLAAFALLAVYNLAAVAVFLALLVATENGSGLAAVVFFPILAAYVAGLVYLGVIWHLASVVSVLEDYKGFHAMRKSKDLIKGKLRTASAIFFTLNLVFIVVELAFRAWVVQGARHGIGAGARLLLGLALLALLCAVVMVALVVQTVVYLVCKSYHHESIDKSNISDHLEVYLGDYVPLKASDVQMEHFEV